Sequence from the Peromyscus eremicus chromosome 4, PerEre_H2_v1, whole genome shotgun sequence genome:
TATCTGTACTACAGCTGGCTTCTTACACTATTTCCTTTTGGCAGTCCTGCAATGATATTCAAGTGCCTCTCTTGATTTCTTTGCTCTGCTGTTTTAATTCACAAACTGTGAGGAAACTGAATTTTAAGGAAAGATCCATTCCATTCATAGGAAACTTCAGGCATTTCTTCTTTGTGTGCGTCTTATCAAGaacattttatctttaattattatgtgtatgtTGGCGTGTGGATTTATGCACCTAAGTACCTAAGTGCCCATTAAAGTCAGAAGAGGATTTTGGATCCTTAGGAACTGGAGTAACAGTCAGTTATGAGCTGCTCAATATAGATGTGAATTTTTATATACTTACAGAGGACATGAACTCAcattctctgtaagagcagtatgtgttcttgacCACTGGGCCATTTTTCTAGACCTTGCTGCTAACTGCATCCATGTTGACAGGAGTTGGACTCTGGCTAATTTGTGGTGACCCATAATCATGTTTTCTAAAAGGCTGTAGTCTTCAAGAGGCTTCTTCCTTGTCAATGTCTGTTTACACTCTTGATCCTTCACTGATTCTTTAATATTAGTGTGCTATTTGCTGACCTGATCCTCTCATAGGACTAAGTTCACAAACAACTACCTGCGAGCTTGTTCACACTGTTGTAACATGCTGTTCTGAGTAAGGCATCAGCCAGAAGACGATGCTTTCATTTTCATCACCACTGAGCGATTTCAGTGGTGGATGACACACAGCTGTCTACATGTGTCTGCTATCTAACTGTCACTTAGATTTTCATGGCACCTGTCTGATTTGTCCCGTTTTTCCTCTAAAATATGAAGGCTTGTAGAAGGTGTCCTCTGTCTGTGTTTGACAGATCATGACTGAACTATGGTCTAAGCAACAAAGatgtgacagagagagatagTAAATAACTGGTCTATTACAGCATATcctttttagaaattttatttggttttgaaaCTGTGCTATTGCTCAATGTCAAATCAACTCATGAATGTAAGGTAACCCACTGATGAACATATCATTATCACATTATTTTTCATTACAGAAACTATCAGGACTAAAATCACagacaatttaaaaatgtatcactGAATTAGATATTCTAACATGAAGATTTGAATATTAGTAAACTCTTCCATCTCTAGCCAGATTAACATTCATTTCACCTTATGTCTCATGAACTGCAATTATTTTGAGATATTCTCAAGTGCATGTAACTTTAGTGCTAAATACTCAACCACCACTTATTTCAGAAATTTGTGTAGCTGTAAGATGGCTTTCACTGAAGTTCGCTAGATAAACTTCACCAATTAAGACTGGTAGTGATGGATACAAACATGTATTTATAGAAAGTGGTTTTATGCTAAGCATCAGAATTAAGTCTCCCCCGAGGGCCAGTaacctgccctgccataggcttTAGAATTAGTTTACATTACAAGGTACGAGTTCCTTCAATACacttcattttattgttattgcatTCCCCAATATgttatttttgttgaaaatattattttctttaaaggtatACAGTACTTGACAGAGCATTTGATTAAATGCATATCATATCTGATTTACAGACTACcagatattaaataaatgaagtatCCCTATAGCTAAACTACATGACTTGTTGATATATTACTGTTTATGTTTAAGCACTTAGAAAGCTTTGGTTGCATAGACTTATTATAATAAAGGAAACCACAATATTTCTTTTAGCCattaaaaaaacaattgaaaagaagaaaagactgtCTGAAGCTTGTAATTTATAGTCGAATGGTTATTGCACTGCATTGAATTTTACCAAGATTTTGATATTCCAAAAGATATCGGTCATGATTAGCAAATGAGAGTAGCAAGGATATAATCAtttaattaagttaattaagCAGCCTACTAATTACAAAAAATCCATCAATTTCATGTATCTAAATTTTCATTCTCCAATGACTGAAACAAGAAGAAATGTTTCATCATGATTGTGTGCTAACTTATAAATTATGCACACAAAATTTCAAGTGTGAAATCTTCATTTAAATAGAAAAGTCATCGCTGCTTTGCTTGTTATTTTATAGCTGAATACTCAACTTCAATTTAAATAGATTTTGAATAATCTGCTAACTTAAAGTTAAACTCGCTGTccttttgttgtttgattttagtTTTGTCAATTATTGTAGAAATCTTGGGAAATTCTGCGCAACATTCctgaaaatgaatgaatatgtCACTATAGGTTTTTACTAATCAATTTCCTAACTGTCTCTTTGACATCTTTGTTCCTGAGACTGTAGATCAGGGGATTTAACATGGGGATGAAGACTGTATAGAATACTGAGGCCACCTTGACCATGAGCCATGAGCTCTTGGTGTTTGgtacacagtagagaaaaagaattGTTCCGTGGAAAATAGTAATGGCAGTCAGGTGGGAGGCACATGTAGAGAAGGCTTTACTACGGCCCCTAATGGAAGGCATCTTCATGACAGTGATGAAGATGAAAACATAGGAAGTGAGAATGATGACAAGGCTGCTTATTTCATTAAACGTAGCAGAGACAAAAATAATCTCCTGGTTAATGTAAGGGTCAGAGCAGGATACAGCCACAATAGcagcatgctcacacacaaagtTATTTATAACATTAACACCTTGAAAAGATAATCTCAGCAAAAAGTAAGTAAGTGTCAGAGAACAGATTAGACCCCAAGAGTATGATGCACCCACTAAAAAGGAACACAGCTTTGAGGACATGGCAACCATGTAGAGGAGAGGATTACACACTGCAACAAACCGGTCATAGGCCATCACTGCCAACATATAGGTTTCTGTCACCACAAATGTACATGCAAAAAAGAACTGCATGATGCAGCCTGAGAAGGAGATGGTCCTGTCTTCTAAGACCAAGTTTTCCAACAGTTTGGGCGTCACAACAGTGGAGtaacaaaaatccacaaaggaCAGGTGACTAAGGAAGTAGTACATGGGGGTACTGCGGAGCTTTGTGTTGACTCTGATGATGGCAATCATGCCCAGGTTTCCCAGCACAGTGACTGTGTATATGGTCAGGAACACAAGGAAGAGAGGCACCTGGAGGTCCGGGTATTCGGAGAAGCCCAAGAGGATGAAAGTCACTGAAGCAGTCTGGTTTTCTTGGTCCCTGAGATAAAATAGAAAAGTTGAAACACAgaagtaattaaataaaacagtgaaaaaagaagtttggccgggcggtggtggcgcacgcctttaatcccagcactcaggaggcagagtcaggcggatctctgtgagttcgaggccagcctgggctaccaagtgagttccaggaaaggcacaaagctacacagagaaaccctgtcttgaaaaacaaaaacaaaacaaaacaaaaaaaaataaaagtttggaAGTTTAAGGATTACCCATAAAGAGCTACACAGAATTTGATTTCAGTAGTTACATTAATTGAAATTCAAAACACAAGTTAACATATTATATGTTTTTATCCTTTGCAGTTTACTATTGTGTACTCTTTAATAAAATACAATTCACAAGGTCAAAGATGGATCACTCAGACATAGGACAAAATCTCATCATAAGATTATAGAAGGTGCTGTTGTCTGCTGTAGCAGGCATAATGTGAACTCTAGATGTATCTAGACACATCTTAGGTATACAAAACAGCAGCTACAGTGAAACCGCAGATCTTCTAATTTCCTAATtattcaaagaaattaaaattatggaaaaaaacagaaagggatTATTCCTATATGTGCTATGTTCTTCAAAAATGTCTCAACTACTCCTTTCtacaatttaattacatttttcttaGAACTACGTTATGAGCACTTACTGACCCTAACAGAACACGCAgcataaaatataaaactgttGCACATAAGAATGACCCATCTGTATGCCAAAATTAAAAGGCCTATATGTTTCACTATATCatgaatttattctttgaaaaaatattaGACTTGTGTCCTCCATATAAAAATATCATTGACATATACATATAGGTTTTTCAACTATTACTTTGGATTTTATTAAATATACAGCATTTAATATAACCTGAATACATTTACAAATCTCATAAAAATTATATTGAGTCCAAATTCTATAActagacttttaaaaactttatgaAAATCTCTATTCTTTCTCTGATCCTACTTTAATAAAGTGTGAGCAACTTAGGGCTGAAAGAATAATCTTTTCCAATGATAAAAAAATATGATTTCAACAAGTTCTGATACATTTTTTCAACATGTGTAGCTTTTGGGTCCACTTCTTATATTCTGTGTTTAGCTTGCTACACTTGGTGCTCAATTTCAAAGTCACCCATTTTGCTCCAGAGAGTGTCAATTCAGTTGTTTGATGGCTCAGTGTGCTGTGCACACATTGTACATATGTGTCCTTAAAGAgcaaattccttccttcctttctgtgagATCCATTTTGGGTTCtcattatatttcttttattactgAATATAATATTGAAAGTTGTAGAAACTACAGAATTATCAAATACAATTCATATcctcagtttttcttttgagaattaatATGAATTGagatatatatttacaaataagCATACCATGCATGCTTTATAATTGATTAAAACTAAAATGTttgtatatataaagaaaaattatatgcaaatataaTGAACAAGTAGAAATGGTTTAGAAATATTGGTCACATAATAGTAACACAAAAACACAACTTGATAAATTCATCTAGTTAGCAAACTATGTGGTTATTGTAGGAGGTAGATTTACACATGGATTTTAATGCCTGAGAAGATTAGGATTATATAGCACTTTGTtttcaaatacaataaaatgagAGTTGGATAAACTCACCACAAAGCAGAAGAATTTgatgtatgcatttatttaagACCCCTAACAAAAAATAGTAGGCTCCAGGGCTGCCTTGCTaagaaacaatttattttattaatttatttattttaattaatttattttaaggaaTATAATACAAACCATGAAAAATGCAAGTTTTACTCTTTGGAAAAAATCTCATTGATAACTGAGAGAAATGGACAAGGAAAAAGCAGAAACCCAGCACCAAACTGTGTCCTACATATATGTCACAGAGACCTTGGGGATGTGAACCCTAGAGAATGCTACTGAAGAATTTCCCTAAAGGCACAAATCAAACTATTGGATGAAACAAAGCcccatgtgatattttgtttgtaattttatCTAAAATTAGTAACGTGTTCATAAACAGTTTTAATGATTTGAATATCttacaaaacattttattagATGCAAATATTCTTTAAACTTAAAAAACCTATAAATAGCTATAAAACATCTATAAATTAATACAAAAATGGAGAAATAGCTTTCAGGGAATCAGCACCATGCAAGTTTCCAAAGGAGGGGAGAAACCAATAGTCctatgtagtgatattttatctgtgtccccaaataaagtttacctgaggatcagaggaaaaagccagccactatattaaatatagaaatcaggcaatggtaacacatgcctttaatcctatcacttggaaggcagggatccatctggatctctgtgagttcaaggccacactgggaacagagccaggcatggtggcacacaccttaaattccaacactagttagccataaaggtctggagttctgtacagacagacaggaagtgacagagctgggcaggaagaggacatgatgtagctgggcagagaggaaatgagatggcagaacagaaaggcctATAGGcatggatatacaggaagtaggtctctttggtaGAGGATCTCCAAGTGAggagaacatggctggcttctttctgcttttttgatcgctcaggttttaaccccaatatctagctctgtttatattt
This genomic interval carries:
- the LOC131908291 gene encoding olfactory receptor 5D13-like — protein: YLRDQENQTASVTFILLGFSEYPDLQVPLFLVFLTIYTVTVLGNLGMIAIIRVNTKLRSTPMYYFLSHLSFVDFCYSTVVTPKLLENLVLEDRTISFSGCIMQFFFACTFVVTETYMLAVMAYDRFVAVCNPLLYMVAMSSKLCSFLVGASYSWGLICSLTLTYFLLRLSFQGVNVINNFVCEHAAIVAVSCSDPYINQEIIFVSATFNEISSLVIILTSYVFIFITVMKMPSIRGRSKAFSTCASHLTAITIFHGTILFLYCVPNTKSSWLMVKVASVFYTVFIPMLNPLIYSLRNKDVKETVRKLISKNL